Below is a genomic region from Billgrantia tianxiuensis.
TCCAGGCCCACTTCCCGGCGCTCCGGCTCGGCGCCCACCAGCGCTGCTTCCAGGCAGTGTTCCAGCTCCCGCCAGTTGCCGGGCCAGGGATAGCCGGCGAGGCGCTCGACCAGCGCGTCGTCCAGGGTCAGGTCACGGCCATGAGCGCGGCACAGCGCCTCCCAGCGCTCCCGGATCCGAGCGGCGAGGCCGTCTTGCTCGTTCAGGGCGGGAAGCTCCACGACCACTGCCGCCAGACGATAGAAAAGATCCTCACGAAAGTCGCCGGTGGCCACCCGCTCCTCCAGGTCGCGGTGGCTGGCAGCGATCACCTCGCAGTCGATCGGCACCTCACGATGATCGCCCAGTGGCGTTACTACACGCTCCTGCAGCACGCGCAGCAACCGGGCCTGCAGTGCCAGCGGCATGTCGCCGATCTCGTCGAGCAGCAGGGTGCCGCCATTGGCCTGCACCAGGCGCCCGCCGTAGCCACCCTTGCGGGCGCCGGTGAAGGCGCCTTCCCCATAGCCGAACAGTTCCGCCTCGATCAGGCTCTCCGGTAGCGCCGCGCAGTTGAGCGCCACGAAAGGTCGCTGCTCGCCCAGGCTGGCATGCAGCGCTCTGGCCAGTTGCTCCTTGCCGGTGCCGGTATCGCCTTGCAGCAGTACCGGTAGTCCCGAGGCCAGGGCTCGCGCGGCGCGTCGTGCCTCGCGGGCCAAGGGCGGTGGCCAGTCTGCTACCAAGTCGTCCAACTGACGGCCTAGGCGTGGTGCCGCAGGCGGCGGTGAGGCGACGGGAACGACCTCGGCAGGTTGCCACTGCTCGGGAGGGTTGAGGCGCCCGAACAGACGACCGCCGGTCAGCTCCAGGCCCAGCAGCGCCGACTGCCGCTCGCACTGGCGTTGGAGTGCCGGCCAGGGGCTGCCGAAGAGCGCCTCGACGGGCTGCCCTGTCAAGGAGGCGGCGGCTTGTCCCAGCCAGCGGCCGGCCTGCGAATCCACGGCCAGGATGAACCCCGTGTCGCTGATTGCCACCAGGCCGCAGCTCACCCCGTCCAGCTCGGCCAGCGAAGCGTGCACCTGCAGCACCCAGCGCTGCTGGTAGTAGTGCATGAACAGGCGCTGCCCGAGCGCGCCGGTGAGCTGCTGAACCCGGCGCAGGAAGATCTCGGGCCGCGGATGGTTGGCCTCGAACGTGAGGTCGATCAAG
It encodes:
- a CDS encoding sigma-54-dependent Fis family transcriptional regulator, yielding MTIRAALRTPDVIRQAREHLSRGQLPVDLLDASIGRSWQRCLEHGLLPGTRLELPRLDSGELRLQREAHRRLIELADPLVSRAVEDLRGCQLLLATPDATVLKSYGRDFVIDQRLRIGAGINLDERRFGTNAPALALIEEAPVLVKSCEHLLFPDNPVSCVAAPLFDLDGSCLGLIDLTFEANHPRPEIFLRRVQQLTGALGQRLFMHYYQQRWVLQVHASLAELDGVSCGLVAISDTGFILAVDSQAGRWLGQAAASLTGQPVEALFGSPWPALQRQCERQSALLGLELTGGRLFGRLNPPEQWQPAEVVPVASPPPAAPRLGRQLDDLVADWPPPLAREARRAARALASGLPVLLQGDTGTGKEQLARALHASLGEQRPFVALNCAALPESLIEAELFGYGEGAFTGARKGGYGGRLVQANGGTLLLDEIGDMPLALQARLLRVLQERVVTPLGDHREVPIDCEVIAASHRDLEERVATGDFREDLFYRLAAVVVELPALNEQDGLAARIRERWEALCRAHGRDLTLDDALVERLAGYPWPGNWRELEHCLEAALVGAEPERREVGLEALSPRWQRKLSAGATATDRPPAMSVTTDSPRSCASWSACICCARSTPTAAI